A stretch of Candidatus Polarisedimenticolaceae bacterium DNA encodes these proteins:
- a CDS encoding protein-S-isoprenylcysteine O-methyltransferase: MSLLVPKAVVLLANVALVAIRAPHGQRSRSVPVVSSRKGVMETALLAFAFATFFIPFVWMLTAWLSFADYPLHPLTFGLGVEFLVVGLWLFWRSHADLGTNWSLTLEVRENHRLVTDGVYRKVRHPMYTSLLFFSIGQALALPNFVAGPAYLVAMVVMIVFRLSTEERLMLDTFGAEYEAYRSRTKRLMPGVW; encoded by the coding sequence ATGAGCCTCCTCGTCCCCAAGGCGGTCGTGTTGTTGGCGAATGTGGCGCTCGTGGCCATCCGCGCGCCCCACGGGCAGCGGAGCCGGTCGGTTCCGGTCGTCTCCAGTCGGAAAGGGGTGATGGAGACGGCCCTCCTCGCCTTCGCGTTCGCGACGTTCTTCATCCCGTTCGTGTGGATGCTGACGGCGTGGCTGTCCTTCGCCGACTACCCGCTTCACCCGCTCACCTTCGGGCTGGGAGTCGAATTCCTGGTCGTGGGCCTCTGGCTGTTCTGGCGCTCGCACGCGGACCTCGGCACGAACTGGTCCCTGACCCTCGAGGTGCGGGAGAACCACCGTCTCGTGACCGACGGCGTCTACCGGAAGGTGCGCCATCCGATGTACACGTCGCTCCTGTTCTTCTCGATCGGTCAGGCGCTGGCGCTCCCGAACTTCGTGGCCGGACCCGCATACCTCGTGGCGATGGTGGTGATGATCGTGTTCCGGCTCTCGACCGAGGAGCGCCTGATGCTCGACACGTTCGGCGCCGAGTACGAGGCGTACCGGTCGCGGACGAAGCGGTTGATGCCGGGGGTGTGGTGA
- a CDS encoding GNAT family N-acetyltransferase produces MIDAADENFVVHVSWAARGLPDARVRIAPDLVLVDSGLACDTFNFACRVKLSREGAAARVAELVGFFRETGHPYSCWVTPGSTPAALRTILEDAGLAPAESELAMVASLSDLSPPPPPPTGIEISRVATPDDLEAYARILAENWSPPDPDVLRFHRLAAPRLLAPASPQRLYLARLEGDPVATAEVTVAGGVAGVYNISTRTAHRRVGIGTAITYAPLRDAAREGIATAVLQAAPDGVGVYRRLGFSSYGEVTEFKPAPEAP; encoded by the coding sequence GTGATCGACGCCGCGGACGAGAACTTCGTCGTCCACGTGTCCTGGGCGGCCCGGGGCCTTCCCGACGCCCGCGTCCGGATCGCTCCCGATCTCGTCCTGGTCGACTCGGGGCTGGCCTGCGACACCTTCAACTTCGCCTGTCGGGTCAAACTCTCCCGCGAGGGGGCCGCGGCGCGAGTGGCGGAGCTCGTGGGGTTCTTCCGGGAGACCGGACATCCGTACTCCTGCTGGGTGACTCCCGGCTCGACCCCCGCGGCGCTTCGCACGATTCTCGAGGACGCGGGACTCGCTCCAGCGGAGTCCGAGCTCGCGATGGTCGCGTCTCTCTCCGATCTTTCCCCGCCCCCACCCCCGCCGACGGGGATCGAGATCTCGAGGGTGGCGACGCCGGACGATCTCGAGGCCTACGCCCGGATCCTCGCGGAGAACTGGTCGCCTCCCGACCCGGACGTCCTGCGGTTCCACCGCCTCGCCGCCCCGCGGCTGCTCGCACCGGCCTCGCCGCAGCGCCTGTACCTCGCCCGGCTGGAGGGCGATCCCGTGGCGACGGCCGAGGTGACGGTCGCCGGAGGCGTTGCCGGCGTCTACAACATCTCGACGCGAACGGCGCATCGGCGTGTCGGGATCGGGACGGCGATCACGTATGCTCCGTTGCGCGACGCCGCGAGAGAAGGGATCGCGACCGCGGTGCTCCAGGCCGCGCCCGACGGCGTCGGCGTCTACCGCCGCCTCGGGTTCTCTTCGTACGGCGAGGTCACGGAGTTCAAGCCCGCCCCGGAGGCCCCATGA